A single genomic interval of Romeriopsis navalis LEGE 11480 harbors:
- a CDS encoding NAD(P)-dependent oxidoreductase, with translation MAKVAVLGLGAMGTRMVDNLLQSGHTVIVYNRSQDKVVPLVAKGAIAATTPRAAATQADWVISMLTDDVVSRAVWLAPNTGAIWGLDANKVAIVSSTLTLTWTRELAQAIVLQGAAFLDAPVVGSRPQAEARQLIYLVGGAAAHLAKVQPILQAAGGAVIHHVGTIGQGMLMKLAVNALFGMQVVAMAETLKLLGQDGISSAQAMDCLGQLPIVSPAAKGAGSLMVAQQHAPLFPLELVAKDLRYVTQTAEDLDTIMPVAVAIREIYQTAITQGYGNANVTGVIQLFEN, from the coding sequence ATGGCGAAGGTCGCAGTTTTAGGATTGGGTGCAATGGGGACGCGGATGGTGGATAACCTGCTGCAGTCAGGCCATACGGTGATTGTCTATAATCGCAGTCAAGATAAAGTCGTGCCGTTGGTCGCCAAGGGGGCGATTGCGGCGACGACGCCTCGTGCTGCGGCAACACAGGCTGATTGGGTAATTTCGATGCTGACCGATGATGTGGTGTCGCGCGCTGTTTGGTTGGCACCCAATACGGGTGCGATCTGGGGACTGGATGCGAATAAGGTGGCGATCGTATCGAGTACGTTGACGTTGACTTGGACCCGCGAACTCGCCCAAGCAATTGTGTTACAGGGCGCGGCTTTCCTGGATGCCCCAGTGGTTGGTTCCCGCCCGCAGGCCGAGGCGCGACAGTTGATTTATTTGGTGGGTGGGGCGGCAGCGCATTTGGCGAAAGTTCAGCCAATCTTGCAAGCGGCTGGTGGGGCTGTGATCCATCATGTCGGCACAATTGGTCAAGGCATGCTGATGAAGTTAGCCGTGAATGCGTTATTTGGGATGCAAGTTGTGGCCATGGCGGAAACGCTGAAGTTGTTGGGGCAGGATGGCATATCATCAGCGCAAGCTATGGATTGTTTGGGTCAGTTACCGATCGTTAGTCCTGCGGCCAAGGGTGCGGGCAGTCTGATGGTCGCGCAGCAGCATGCGCCGCTATTTCCCCTGGAGCTGGTGGCGAAGGATTTGCGTTACGTCACGCAGACGGCTGAGGATTTGGATACGATCATGCCTGTCGCAGTTGCGATCAGAGAGATTTATCAAACTGCGATTACGCAGGGTTACGGGAATGCTAACGTGACTGGTGTAATCCAATTATTTGAAAATTAA